From Pseudomonas sp. B21-028, one genomic window encodes:
- a CDS encoding spermidine synthase, translating to MKRFVLLDTTPIPDNGGALCLFEYGEDFVIKIQGGDGGQLMNTRMHGSEDALAEIPCRKVAGRPGSRVLIGGLGMGFTLASALKHLGKNAEVVVAELVPGVVEWNRGPLGEKAGRPLEDPRTVIRLEDVAKVLQAEPQGFDAIMLDVDNGPEGLTQKANSWLYSAGGLAACAKALRPKGVLAVWSASADRQFSDKLKKAGFKAEEVQVFAHGNKGTRHTIWIAEKLKG from the coding sequence ATGAAACGTTTCGTTCTGCTCGACACCACTCCCATCCCCGACAATGGCGGTGCCCTGTGCCTGTTCGAGTACGGCGAAGACTTCGTCATCAAGATCCAGGGCGGTGACGGCGGGCAGTTGATGAACACCCGCATGCACGGCTCCGAAGACGCCCTGGCGGAGATTCCCTGCCGCAAGGTCGCCGGCCGGCCGGGTTCGCGGGTGCTGATCGGCGGCCTCGGCATGGGGTTCACCCTCGCCTCGGCCCTCAAGCACCTGGGCAAGAACGCCGAAGTGGTGGTGGCCGAGTTGGTGCCCGGCGTGGTGGAGTGGAATCGTGGCCCCCTGGGCGAAAAGGCCGGGCGGCCGCTGGAGGATCCGCGCACGGTGATCCGCCTGGAAGATGTCGCCAAGGTGCTGCAAGCCGAGCCCCAGGGTTTCGACGCGATCATGCTGGATGTCGACAACGGCCCCGAAGGCCTGACCCAGAAAGCCAACAGTTGGCTGTATTCGGCCGGCGGCCTGGCCGCCTGCGCAAAGGCCCTGCGGCCCAAGGGGGTGCTGGCGGTCTGGTCGGCCAGCGCTGACCGGCAGTTTTCCGACAAACTGAAAAAGGCCGGCTTCAAGGCCGAAGAGGTGCAGGTGTTCGCCCACGGCAACAAAGGCACCCGCCACACCATCTGGATTGCCGAGAAGCTCAAGGGCTGA
- a CDS encoding RNA methyltransferase, which yields MANKRYSCIGLFNPKSPENVGSVMRAAGCYGVASVFYTGKRYERAADFVTDTKKVHYDIPLIGIDDLKKILPLGCVPVAVELVEGARPLPEYTHPDRALYIFGPEDGSLDKDIRDWCEDVVYIPTTGCMNLAATVNVVLYDRMAKGNNTRSGPQFR from the coding sequence GTGGCCAACAAACGCTACAGCTGCATCGGTCTGTTCAACCCCAAATCACCGGAAAACGTCGGTTCGGTCATGCGCGCCGCCGGCTGCTACGGCGTGGCGTCAGTGTTCTACACCGGCAAGCGCTATGAACGGGCCGCCGACTTCGTCACCGACACCAAGAAGGTCCACTACGACATTCCGTTGATCGGCATCGACGACCTGAAGAAAATCCTGCCCCTGGGCTGTGTGCCGGTGGCCGTGGAGCTGGTGGAGGGCGCCCGCCCGCTGCCCGAATACACCCACCCGGACCGGGCGCTGTATATCTTCGGCCCCGAAGACGGCTCGCTGGACAAGGACATCCGGGACTGGTGCGAAGACGTGGTGTACATCCCCACCACTGGCTGCATGAACCTGGCGGCCACGGTCAACGTCGTGCTGTACGACCGCATGGCCAAAGGCAACAACACCCGCTCGGGGCCGCAATTCCGCTGA
- a CDS encoding YajD family HNH nuclease, whose amino-acid sequence MSSSTPPSNTAKLDRILADAQRDREMGYRDKALKMYPHVCGRCAREFSGKRLSELTVHHRDHNHDNNPQDGSNWELLCLYCHDNEHSRYTDQQYFGDGSLSTPKIAKATHNPFAALAGLMKKDE is encoded by the coding sequence ATGAGTTCGTCAACGCCTCCTTCCAATACCGCGAAGCTGGACCGCATCCTCGCCGACGCCCAGCGCGACCGGGAAATGGGTTACCGCGACAAAGCCCTGAAAATGTACCCCCACGTCTGTGGCCGCTGCGCCCGCGAGTTCTCCGGCAAGCGCCTGAGCGAACTGACCGTTCACCACCGCGACCACAACCACGACAACAACCCCCAGGACGGTTCCAACTGGGAACTGCTGTGCCTGTACTGCCACGACAACGAGCACTCGCGCTACACCGACCAGCAATACTTCGGCGACGGCTCCCTGAGCACTCCTAAAATCGCCAAGGCGACTCACAACCCGTTTGCCGCACTGGCTGGGTTGATGAAGAAAGACGAGTAG
- a CDS encoding cyclic nucleotide-binding domain-containing protein — protein sequence MPEPTLLNNEIRDWLMDCGLFDQLLPVDFAAASGYFSISAIAQGEAIFREGDAGSFMCIIHTGQVAVQKTGPDGQPVTIATLRSGRAFGEMAVLDGERRSASCIAASDCQLLNLGKDSLEKMLNDAPKVAAKIIRALAVSLSKRLRMADGQLLSQQV from the coding sequence ATGCCAGAACCGACCTTACTGAACAACGAAATCCGCGACTGGCTGATGGACTGCGGCCTGTTCGATCAGTTGCTGCCCGTCGACTTCGCCGCCGCGTCGGGTTACTTCAGCATCAGCGCCATCGCCCAGGGCGAAGCGATTTTCCGCGAGGGCGATGCGGGCAGCTTCATGTGCATTATCCACACCGGCCAGGTAGCCGTGCAGAAGACCGGCCCCGACGGGCAACCGGTGACCATCGCCACCCTGCGCAGTGGCCGGGCGTTTGGTGAAATGGCCGTGCTGGACGGCGAGCGGCGTTCGGCCAGTTGCATCGCCGCCAGTGATTGCCAACTGCTGAACCTGGGCAAGGATTCCCTGGAAAAAATGCTCAACGATGCCCCCAAGGTCGCCGCAAAAATCATCCGCGCCCTCGCCGTCTCCCTGTCCAAGCGCCTGCGCATGGCCGATGGGCAGTTGCTGTCACAACAGGTCTAG